A genomic window from Halogeometricum borinquense DSM 11551 includes:
- a CDS encoding DUF6789 family protein — protein sequence MSTKATTGSVEQQQRDEQSELTTGVERWQAGVVAGLLGAVAFSALLAISAPAALTAAIPSMYGLSGGMAGMGIHLSHGALLGVVFVAVLRLWPDPGRTVTRAAIAGTAYGVVLWGILAVFVMPLWLSAVGFAGAPSLPAFDLMSLVGHVLYGIVLGATYPRLRR from the coding sequence ATGTCTACAAAAGCAACGACTGGATCAGTGGAACAGCAGCAACGAGATGAACAGTCGGAACTGACGACTGGGGTTGAGCGTTGGCAGGCCGGTGTGGTCGCCGGGCTTCTTGGTGCCGTCGCGTTCAGCGCGTTGTTGGCCATCTCCGCTCCCGCAGCGCTGACGGCCGCCATCCCGAGCATGTATGGCCTCTCCGGCGGCATGGCGGGAATGGGTATCCATCTCTCGCACGGGGCGCTCCTCGGCGTCGTGTTCGTGGCTGTCCTTCGCCTTTGGCCTGACCCCGGGCGCACGGTCACCCGCGCGGCGATTGCCGGAACCGCCTACGGCGTTGTTCTCTGGGGGATTCTCGCGGTGTTCGTGATGCCGCTTTGGCTCTCGGCGGTCGGGTTCGCGGGCGCGCCGTCGCTTCCCGCGTTCGACCTGATGAGCCTCGTCGGCCACGTGCTGTACGGTATCGTTCTCGGCGCGACATACCCCCGCTTGCGCCGGTAA
- a CDS encoding ATP-dependent DNA helicase yields MRFFPYDRPYPNQGEAMDGIAEALEAERDVLVEGAPGTGKTLSALVPAVEYARQEDKTVVITTNVHQQMRQFVEDARAITRTEPIRAVVFKGKSSMCHIDVEYQECQTLRDTTRSLVEKEQDKAELSEQADALVDRMRAGEQGAADARTAVTDELDTLEDELEDLREGNICEYYYNNLTEDTDEFFSWLFDDVRTPEDIYEYADQRKLCGYELLKEGMEEVDLVVCNYHHLLDPNIREQFFRWLNREPEDVITVFDEAHNIESAARDHASRALTENTLEQALNELEDTDDSRADSAENVISAFLDALKETYDEAFGFGEREQVGEDWYDLPIANNDRRDDLTLAFLDRYEGRGISTEVELALQLGKRLDDEYEEAYKDGEATTRQECQTLQAATFIDTWMADGGKLGQHPMCSVRRDGGTDEVYGRAELYTCIPREVTETLFEEVHASILMSATLRPFDVTEDVLGLSDPATMAYGLAYPEENRHTIAVQTPALFSSEREEPATQETLTQVLTDASRFTPGNTLVFFPSYAEAERYHERLQARMDVTDRLFLDESGTPTEEIRSKFVESQSAILLTSLWGTLAEGVSFDGDDARTVVVVGVPYPHLSERMEAIQDAYDRVYSSRREAGWRYAVEIPTIRKTRQALGRVIRSPDDFGVRILADKRYTRASSEMGKYGVRSTFPPEERAEIVDVSAEKLKFAMLNFYGDHDAYDGDPPRP; encoded by the coding sequence ATGCGGTTCTTCCCGTACGACCGCCCGTACCCGAACCAGGGCGAAGCGATGGACGGCATCGCAGAGGCCCTCGAAGCGGAACGCGACGTACTCGTCGAGGGTGCGCCGGGGACGGGCAAGACGCTCTCGGCGTTGGTTCCCGCCGTAGAGTACGCCCGACAGGAAGACAAGACGGTGGTCATCACGACGAACGTCCATCAGCAGATGCGCCAATTTGTCGAAGACGCGCGCGCCATCACCCGAACGGAGCCGATACGCGCCGTCGTTTTCAAGGGGAAGTCGTCGATGTGTCACATCGACGTTGAGTACCAAGAGTGCCAGACGCTCCGCGATACGACGCGAAGTCTCGTCGAGAAAGAGCAGGACAAAGCGGAACTGTCCGAGCAAGCCGACGCACTCGTAGACCGGATGCGCGCGGGCGAGCAGGGCGCAGCGGACGCGCGGACGGCCGTCACCGACGAGCTCGATACGCTCGAAGACGAACTCGAAGACCTGCGTGAGGGCAACATCTGCGAGTACTACTACAATAACCTCACCGAGGACACGGACGAGTTCTTTTCGTGGCTGTTCGACGACGTGCGGACCCCCGAGGACATCTACGAGTACGCCGACCAGCGGAAACTGTGCGGCTACGAGCTGCTGAAAGAAGGGATGGAAGAGGTGGATCTCGTCGTCTGTAACTACCACCATCTGTTGGACCCGAACATCCGCGAGCAGTTCTTCCGATGGTTGAACCGCGAACCCGAGGACGTGATCACCGTCTTCGACGAGGCGCACAACATCGAGTCGGCCGCGCGCGACCACGCCAGTCGGGCGCTGACCGAGAACACCTTAGAGCAGGCGTTGAACGAACTCGAAGACACCGACGACTCCCGCGCCGACTCGGCGGAAAACGTCATTTCGGCGTTCCTCGATGCACTCAAAGAAACGTACGACGAGGCTTTCGGCTTCGGCGAACGCGAACAGGTCGGCGAGGACTGGTACGACCTACCGATTGCCAACAACGACAGGCGCGACGACCTGACGCTCGCGTTTCTCGACAGATACGAAGGCCGGGGGATCAGCACGGAAGTCGAGTTAGCGCTCCAGTTGGGCAAGCGCCTCGACGACGAGTACGAGGAAGCGTACAAAGATGGCGAGGCGACGACGCGACAGGAGTGTCAGACCCTCCAAGCCGCCACGTTCATCGACACGTGGATGGCCGACGGCGGGAAGTTGGGCCAGCATCCCATGTGTTCGGTTCGCCGCGACGGCGGCACCGACGAAGTGTACGGTCGCGCCGAACTGTACACCTGTATCCCGCGGGAGGTGACCGAGACGCTGTTTGAGGAGGTACACGCGAGCATCCTCATGTCGGCGACGCTCCGGCCGTTCGACGTGACCGAAGACGTACTCGGGCTGTCGGATCCGGCGACGATGGCGTACGGACTGGCGTATCCAGAAGAGAACCGGCACACGATTGCCGTGCAGACGCCCGCACTGTTCAGTTCCGAACGCGAGGAACCAGCGACCCAAGAGACGCTGACGCAGGTACTCACGGATGCCTCGCGGTTCACACCGGGGAACACGCTCGTATTCTTCCCGTCGTATGCCGAGGCGGAACGCTACCACGAACGCCTGCAAGCACGGATGGATGTAACGGACCGTCTGTTCTTAGACGAATCAGGGACGCCGACTGAAGAGATCCGGTCGAAGTTCGTCGAGAGTCAGAGCGCGATACTGCTCACTTCGTTGTGGGGAACGCTCGCAGAGGGTGTGAGTTTCGACGGCGATGATGCCAGAACCGTCGTCGTTGTAGGCGTGCCGTACCCGCATCTCTCAGAGCGGATGGAAGCGATTCAGGACGCCTACGACAGAGTGTACAGCAGTCGGCGAGAGGCGGGGTGGCGCTACGCCGTCGAGATTCCGACCATCCGCAAGACGCGGCAGGCGCTCGGACGCGTCATCCGGTCGCCAGACGACTTCGGCGTGCGCATCCTCGCGGACAAACGCTACACACGCGCGAGTTCCGAGATGGGTAAGTACGGCGTGCGTTCGACGTTCCCGCCCGAAGAGCGTGCTGAAATCGTAGACGTCTCCGCGGAGAAGTTGAAGTTCGCCATGTTGAATTTCTACGGCGATCACGACGCCTACGACGGCGATCCACCCCGACCCTGA